Proteins encoded together in one Lysinibacter cavernae window:
- a CDS encoding substrate-binding domain-containing protein: MKFKALPIVAAAASILLMTACSQGTTTDTPTDAPTQAAASNDFTLPDAQPEGFKDGLKVALVRQSGIGDYFEQWGNGFTKQVEAAGGVVESYDARGDNSKQVTLFNDALLSKPDVIVVDHGLADSMNPKIDEAVDQGIPVVVYDGAISNEKALYISQDDESLAGKILDQLKEENPDGGNIAYVNVSGIAPLDTRDTVYQQFLKDNPTFKQVAKFGKYSESTAADTATEGAAALKSAPDTNIVFAAYDELAKGALIALRQNNMSENVKVYGVDISTADIQLMTEDGSPWRATAATDPTNVGAINGRAAIAAAAGVEMPSKFTIPAALITQDLLIEKNVANMDDLRAALPELNTPDVMGASWIPAAK; the protein is encoded by the coding sequence ATGAAGTTCAAAGCACTCCCGATTGTGGCCGCAGCGGCCTCGATCCTGCTGATGACCGCCTGCTCGCAGGGAACAACAACCGACACCCCAACCGACGCCCCAACGCAGGCAGCGGCAAGCAACGACTTCACCCTGCCTGACGCACAGCCGGAAGGGTTCAAGGACGGCCTCAAGGTAGCGCTCGTGCGCCAGTCGGGCATCGGCGACTACTTTGAGCAGTGGGGCAACGGATTCACCAAGCAGGTTGAGGCAGCCGGCGGCGTCGTTGAGTCCTACGACGCACGTGGTGACAACAGCAAGCAGGTCACGCTGTTTAACGACGCGCTGCTGAGCAAGCCAGACGTGATCGTCGTTGACCACGGCCTTGCCGACTCAATGAACCCAAAGATTGATGAGGCAGTTGACCAGGGCATCCCAGTTGTTGTCTACGACGGCGCCATCTCGAATGAGAAGGCGCTCTACATCTCGCAGGACGACGAATCACTGGCTGGCAAGATCCTCGACCAACTGAAGGAAGAGAACCCGGACGGCGGCAACATCGCCTACGTCAACGTGTCAGGCATCGCTCCGCTCGACACCCGCGACACGGTCTACCAGCAGTTCCTCAAGGACAACCCAACCTTCAAACAGGTTGCCAAGTTCGGGAAGTACTCAGAGTCGACCGCGGCCGACACCGCGACGGAGGGCGCTGCGGCGCTGAAGTCGGCTCCGGACACCAACATTGTGTTTGCCGCCTATGACGAACTCGCAAAGGGCGCGCTTATCGCGCTCCGCCAAAACAACATGAGCGAAAACGTGAAGGTCTACGGCGTTGACATCTCGACCGCTGACATCCAGCTCATGACCGAAGACGGCAGCCCCTGGCGCGCAACCGCGGCGACCGACCCAACCAACGTTGGAGCGATCAACGGCCGTGCGGCCATCGCCGCGGCAGCTGGCGTGGAGATGCCCTCGAAGTTCACCATCCCCGCAGCACTCATCACGCAGGACCTGCTCATCGAGAAGAACGTGGCCAACATGGATGACCTCCGCGCAGCCCTGCCAGAGCTCAACACGCCAGACGTGATGGGCGCCTCGTGGATTCCTGCCGCCAAGTAG
- a CDS encoding sugar ABC transporter ATP-binding protein, with amino-acid sequence MKNALELTGIVKSFGPNQVLRGVGFAVRKGEIYSLMGANGAGKSTLIRVLCGAHRSDSGEIRVSGEPVEMTDPLAAQGFGIGTVHQNPNDGVVLDMTVAENLALDRFVDGSDGTMFNRRKTEEQATEIAGLLGMKMTTDLLRTPVRELGVSDRQLIVLARTLARRPEVLVLDEPTSALSSEEIKRLFDIVRDLVRDGMSVLFVTHKLGEIDELADRVGVLRDGEMRGEFEKQTDGRFDWPTVLTELFDKTPSELSHEEMPGDQPVLEITGAQVFAESAPFDATIRNGEVTALLGLLGSGKSELLEWIYGDRKIVGGNLAIGGAEFAPKHPGDAVSRGVYLVPESRHEQAIIPTWAIDALMTLPFVKRFSKLTIMQRRAEKQAAQAMIDRIHIVTQGPSSAIETLSGGNQQKVVIGRWLLGEPQLLLLDEPFRGVDINARHDIADTVRAITDKTAVLVATSDIDEALEVADRILVFNEGRIAADLRLSEATRKRIVEAMSTHHSNLLAD; translated from the coding sequence ATGAAGAACGCGCTTGAACTGACGGGAATCGTCAAATCGTTCGGCCCAAACCAAGTACTCAGGGGAGTCGGTTTTGCGGTGCGCAAGGGCGAGATCTACTCGCTCATGGGCGCAAACGGTGCCGGCAAATCGACGCTTATCCGGGTGCTTTGCGGCGCGCACCGCTCTGACTCTGGCGAAATCCGTGTGAGTGGTGAACCGGTCGAGATGACGGACCCGCTCGCCGCGCAGGGCTTTGGCATCGGCACGGTGCACCAGAACCCAAACGACGGCGTTGTGCTCGACATGACGGTTGCAGAAAACCTCGCGCTCGACCGCTTCGTTGATGGGAGCGACGGGACCATGTTCAACCGCCGCAAGACGGAGGAACAGGCAACAGAAATCGCTGGGCTCCTCGGCATGAAGATGACCACAGACCTCCTGCGCACCCCGGTACGCGAGCTCGGGGTCTCCGACCGGCAGCTCATCGTGTTGGCTCGGACGCTCGCCCGCAGGCCGGAGGTACTTGTGCTCGACGAGCCAACCTCAGCGCTTTCCTCCGAAGAAATCAAAAGGCTATTTGACATCGTTCGCGACCTCGTTCGCGACGGAATGTCGGTGCTGTTTGTGACCCATAAGCTCGGCGAGATCGACGAGCTCGCTGATCGGGTTGGCGTGCTGCGCGACGGCGAGATGCGCGGCGAATTTGAGAAGCAGACCGACGGCCGGTTTGATTGGCCAACCGTACTCACCGAACTCTTCGACAAAACCCCATCCGAGCTCAGCCACGAAGAGATGCCAGGCGACCAGCCGGTGCTCGAGATCACGGGCGCGCAGGTATTCGCAGAGTCGGCTCCGTTTGACGCCACCATCCGCAACGGCGAAGTGACCGCCCTGCTCGGATTGCTCGGCAGCGGAAAGTCCGAACTGCTCGAGTGGATCTACGGCGACCGCAAAATCGTCGGAGGAAACCTTGCGATTGGCGGCGCCGAGTTTGCGCCAAAGCATCCTGGGGATGCTGTGAGCCGCGGGGTCTACCTCGTTCCTGAATCCCGCCACGAGCAGGCCATCATCCCGACCTGGGCAATCGACGCCCTCATGACCCTTCCCTTTGTGAAGCGCTTCTCGAAGCTCACGATCATGCAGCGCAGGGCCGAGAAACAGGCCGCGCAGGCCATGATCGACCGCATCCACATCGTGACGCAGGGCCCGTCAAGTGCCATCGAGACGCTTTCGGGCGGAAACCAGCAAAAGGTTGTCATCGGCCGCTGGCTGCTTGGCGAACCGCAACTGTTGTTGCTCGACGAGCCGTTCAGAGGGGTCGATATCAACGCCCGCCACGACATCGCCGATACCGTTCGCGCGATCACCGACAAAACGGCGGTGCTTGTTGCCACGTCTGACATCGACGAAGCCCTTGAGGTTGCCGACCGCATCCTCGTCTTCAACGAAGGGCGCATCGCCGCGGACCTCCGGCTTTCGGAGGCGACCAGAAAGCGCATCGTTGAGGCGATGAGCACGCACCATTCCAACCTGCTCGCCGACTAA
- a CDS encoding ABC transporter permease subunit, which translates to MNAATIRQPGKTGVSITDLLVRYGVLAMALVLTVYFIAVIPNFGSFGTIASIFQAQAVAAIAALGMTLAAIVGDLDLSVGATAGLSVTVAAMVMIRFNLTGVTAVICCLLAGLIVGCLNAVLIVFLKIPELLATLGVMFTVQGLKKWLVDGQTLTTGMTLPNGEKMPGKFDSSFSAIDGNKLFGIPISVVVFIVIAIVMWIFLERTRFGRIFYAVGGNPEAARLAGARVNRFRFAAYAISGVLASVAGIILASRLRQGDVTAGDSVLLDAVAMTLIGFAVLGARKPNVLGTVVGAIFIGVLLQGLTQSGLSYFTQDLIKGVVLLLSLILSFSLSKKKTK; encoded by the coding sequence GTGAACGCTGCGACCATCCGCCAGCCCGGTAAAACGGGCGTATCGATTACGGACCTCCTCGTCCGCTACGGGGTGCTTGCCATGGCCCTCGTCTTGACGGTGTACTTCATTGCGGTCATCCCCAACTTTGGCTCCTTCGGCACAATCGCCTCGATCTTCCAGGCGCAAGCCGTCGCCGCAATCGCTGCCCTCGGCATGACGCTCGCCGCGATTGTTGGCGACCTCGACCTCTCCGTCGGTGCGACCGCAGGCCTCTCCGTGACCGTTGCGGCCATGGTCATGATCCGGTTCAATCTCACGGGCGTCACGGCCGTCATCTGCTGTCTTCTTGCCGGGCTCATCGTCGGCTGCCTCAACGCCGTGCTCATTGTCTTCCTGAAGATTCCAGAGTTGCTCGCAACCCTCGGCGTTATGTTCACCGTGCAGGGCCTCAAGAAGTGGCTCGTTGATGGCCAGACGCTCACCACCGGAATGACCCTCCCCAACGGCGAAAAGATGCCGGGAAAGTTCGACAGCAGCTTCAGCGCGATCGACGGCAATAAGCTCTTTGGCATCCCGATCTCGGTTGTAGTGTTCATCGTGATTGCGATCGTGATGTGGATTTTCCTTGAGCGCACACGCTTCGGCCGCATCTTCTACGCGGTTGGTGGCAACCCTGAGGCAGCTCGTCTCGCCGGGGCACGGGTCAACCGCTTCCGCTTCGCCGCCTACGCCATCTCGGGTGTGCTGGCCTCGGTTGCCGGCATCATCCTCGCCTCGCGCCTCCGCCAGGGCGACGTGACGGCCGGCGACTCGGTGCTGCTGGATGCCGTTGCCATGACCCTCATCGGCTTCGCGGTACTTGGTGCCCGCAAGCCGAACGTACTCGGCACGGTAGTGGGAGCGATCTTCATTGGCGTGCTACTGCAGGGCCTCACCCAGTCGGGCCTCAGCTACTTCACGCAGGACCTCATCAAGGGCGTCGTGCTGCTGCTGTCGCTCATCCTTTCGTTCTCACTCTCCAAAAAGAAAACCAAATAG
- the mtnK gene encoding S-methyl-5-thioribose kinase, with amino-acid sequence MTNEMLTVESVATYINTREPLTGLIDTTSMTVAEVGDGNLNQVFLCEDDAGRKLVLKQALPYVRLVGPAWPMTVDRAAREAHALTTHSALAPELVCRVIDYNPDEYVLALEDLSDHEVFRTRLNAGGDHAGVFEAVSRLTAKVLFGTSWLALGEEGFRLQAAETTNSELCLITEELVLTEPYVGGERNSVHPTIKGLVSELQADDAWIAAAMQMKRRFLTCQEALVHGDLHTGSIFVRGTENSADFSVRAFDSEFAFYGPIGLDLGLLWANIIAAAARASALGEDDRATSLLQTIEPSWNAFVAELRALWPSRVKPAEYPDAFLESWLASILDDALGFAGAECCRRIIGLAKLSDIESLPEDRYAAGAGVVLRVGRSLLINRSARELSTYLDEFNAERAANV; translated from the coding sequence ATGACAAACGAAATGCTGACCGTCGAATCCGTGGCGACGTACATTAACACCCGCGAACCACTCACAGGCCTCATCGATACCACGTCGATGACGGTTGCCGAGGTTGGCGATGGAAACCTCAACCAGGTGTTCCTCTGCGAAGACGATGCCGGCAGGAAGCTGGTGCTCAAGCAGGCGCTCCCCTACGTCAGGCTTGTCGGGCCGGCCTGGCCGATGACCGTCGACCGAGCCGCCCGCGAGGCACACGCCCTCACGACCCATTCGGCCCTTGCCCCGGAGCTGGTGTGCAGGGTCATTGACTACAACCCTGACGAATACGTGCTCGCGCTTGAAGACCTCTCCGATCACGAGGTCTTCCGCACGAGACTCAACGCCGGTGGCGACCATGCCGGGGTTTTCGAGGCCGTCAGCCGCCTCACCGCCAAGGTGCTGTTTGGCACGTCATGGCTCGCCCTCGGCGAAGAAGGGTTCCGCTTGCAGGCGGCCGAAACGACCAACTCCGAGCTGTGTCTCATCACCGAAGAACTCGTACTCACCGAGCCGTATGTTGGCGGCGAGCGCAACTCGGTGCATCCAACGATTAAGGGGCTCGTGAGCGAGCTCCAAGCAGACGACGCCTGGATCGCCGCCGCCATGCAGATGAAGCGTCGCTTCCTGACCTGCCAAGAAGCGCTCGTGCACGGCGACCTGCACACCGGCAGCATCTTTGTGCGGGGCACCGAGAACTCGGCCGATTTCTCGGTGCGGGCGTTCGACTCCGAGTTCGCCTTCTACGGCCCGATTGGTCTCGACCTCGGCCTGCTCTGGGCAAACATCATTGCCGCTGCCGCCCGTGCAAGCGCCCTCGGCGAGGATGATCGCGCCACCTCGCTGCTGCAGACGATCGAGCCGTCGTGGAATGCCTTCGTTGCGGAGCTGCGCGCGCTGTGGCCAAGCAGGGTCAAGCCTGCTGAGTATCCGGATGCCTTCCTCGAGTCGTGGCTCGCGAGCATCCTCGACGATGCCCTCGGCTTTGCCGGCGCGGAATGCTGCCGCCGAATCATTGGGCTCGCAAAGCTCAGCGACATTGAGTCGCTGCCGGAAGATCGGTACGCCGCGGGCGCTGGCGTGGTGCTCCGAGTTGGACGCTCGCTGCTGATCAACCGTTCTGCCCGCGAGCTCTCCACGTACCTTGACGAGTTCAACGCCGAACGAGCAGCAAATGTCTGA
- a CDS encoding class II aldolase/adducin family protein, protein MSDARIGTEWDETIAAFRSVGKAGVRQNLVIASGGNFSARDLVTGNILVTASGTFLDDVTREGLSLLNERGEHIAGAAPSSEWRLHHETYRARPDATVILHLHPEVSVTVDALGQPIRQLTLDHVAYVPKIGRIPFYPNGSTELAVEAAKAMRDCDCIILGNHGCSVLSTSVADAFRKAQNLEQAARMTMSLLALGDTTTEFPQELRATAVHR, encoded by the coding sequence ATGTCTGATGCACGCATCGGCACGGAATGGGATGAGACCATTGCGGCCTTCCGCAGCGTAGGCAAGGCCGGGGTTCGACAGAATCTGGTGATCGCAAGCGGCGGAAACTTCTCGGCAAGGGACCTCGTAACCGGCAACATCCTCGTCACCGCCTCAGGCACGTTCCTTGACGACGTCACCCGCGAGGGGCTCAGCCTGCTCAACGAGCGGGGAGAACACATCGCGGGAGCTGCGCCCTCAAGCGAGTGGCGACTGCACCACGAGACGTATCGCGCACGGCCGGATGCCACCGTGATCTTGCATCTGCATCCCGAGGTGAGCGTCACGGTGGATGCGCTAGGTCAGCCCATCCGCCAGCTCACCCTCGATCACGTGGCCTACGTTCCCAAAATCGGTCGCATCCCGTTCTACCCAAACGGCTCAACCGAGCTCGCGGTTGAGGCGGCAAAGGCCATGCGCGATTGCGACTGCATCATCCTCGGCAACCACGGTTGCTCGGTGCTGAGCACGAGCGTTGCGGACGCGTTCCGCAAGGCCCAGAACCTCGAACAGGCCGCACGAATGACCATGAGTTTGCTCGCGCTCGGCGACACCACAACAGAGTTTCCGCAGGAACTGCGGGCAACCGCGGTTCACCGGTAG
- a CDS encoding bifunctional aldolase/short-chain dehydrogenase — protein MKNLWRSAPSTISALDECVLGSQTIGAHEDLVLHGGGNSSIKDTVTDLTGKPVEVLYVKGSGWDMATIKPQGFAPLRMERLRELLMVDSITDSELVNELRCAMTNAKSPDPSIESPLHALLPYRAVLHSHADAIVSITNQPEPEKLVRELYGDSVVVIPYVMPGFELAKVCNELWPQQAHEGTVGMVLLNHGLFTFGETMEEAYSRHVELISAAEGFIAAGGTRPAADASGSVSTPSAVGVAELRKSLSEHAGRPLIVSHEAGEATMAFVTRPDLSDVARRGPATPDHIIRTKQLPLVATNASAKDVAAYVAEYTEYFERNRGRSADPVSLLDPTPRFILDSAHGMFTVGKTKKDANIVRDIATHTFGIINNANAVGNYTALSEGELFDVEYWELEQAKLRMGGAAPELTGQVALVTGAASGIGRACAEYLISLGASVVGIDISPSVATTFSGPQWLGLQADVCDKAALDAVITETALAFGGLDILVVAAGIFAQSSPISDLDSDVWDRTLAINVSSVQRLFAKAHPLLKLSPAGGKVAIIGSKNVAAPGPGAAAYSASKAALTQLGRVAALEWAPDGIRVNTVHPDAVFDTALWTPELLAERAAKYGVSIDEYKRRNLLSTEVTSLHVARMVGVMCGAVFSATTGAQVPVDGGNERVV, from the coding sequence ATGAAGAACCTCTGGCGCAGTGCGCCCTCCACCATCTCAGCACTTGACGAATGCGTGCTTGGCTCCCAAACGATCGGCGCCCACGAGGACCTCGTGCTGCACGGCGGCGGAAACTCATCGATCAAAGACACCGTCACCGACCTCACTGGCAAACCCGTCGAGGTGCTCTACGTGAAGGGCAGCGGCTGGGACATGGCAACAATCAAGCCGCAGGGATTTGCGCCGCTGCGCATGGAGCGCCTCCGCGAGCTGCTGATGGTCGACAGCATCACCGACAGCGAACTTGTGAACGAGCTGCGCTGCGCCATGACCAACGCAAAGAGCCCTGACCCTTCGATTGAGTCGCCGCTACACGCCCTGCTGCCCTACCGAGCTGTGCTGCACTCACACGCGGACGCCATCGTGAGCATCACCAATCAGCCGGAACCAGAGAAGCTCGTTCGCGAGCTCTACGGCGATTCGGTTGTCGTGATTCCCTACGTCATGCCCGGTTTTGAGCTTGCCAAGGTCTGCAACGAGCTGTGGCCACAGCAGGCGCACGAAGGCACCGTCGGCATGGTGCTGCTCAACCACGGGCTATTCACGTTTGGCGAGACCATGGAGGAGGCGTACTCCCGCCATGTTGAGCTGATCAGCGCGGCGGAAGGCTTCATCGCGGCAGGTGGGACTAGACCTGCGGCGGATGCCTCTGGCTCGGTCAGCACACCCTCGGCCGTTGGTGTCGCCGAACTCCGCAAGAGCCTCTCCGAGCACGCTGGCCGCCCGCTGATCGTGAGCCACGAGGCAGGCGAAGCCACCATGGCGTTTGTCACCAGGCCTGATCTCTCGGACGTCGCACGGCGCGGGCCGGCAACGCCCGACCACATCATCCGCACCAAGCAGCTCCCGCTCGTAGCCACGAATGCCTCGGCCAAGGATGTTGCCGCCTACGTTGCCGAATACACCGAGTACTTCGAACGCAACCGCGGCCGCTCGGCAGACCCGGTTTCGCTGCTCGACCCAACGCCACGCTTCATCCTCGACAGCGCGCACGGGATGTTCACGGTTGGCAAGACCAAAAAGGATGCCAACATCGTGCGCGACATCGCGACGCACACGTTTGGCATCATCAACAACGCCAACGCAGTTGGCAACTATACGGCCCTGAGCGAGGGCGAACTCTTCGACGTTGAATACTGGGAACTTGAGCAGGCGAAGCTCCGCATGGGCGGTGCTGCTCCAGAGTTGACGGGCCAGGTGGCGCTTGTCACTGGCGCCGCGTCGGGCATCGGACGTGCGTGCGCCGAATACCTCATCTCGCTCGGGGCGAGCGTCGTTGGTATCGATATCTCGCCGAGCGTTGCCACGACGTTCTCTGGGCCGCAGTGGCTTGGGCTGCAGGCGGACGTCTGCGATAAGGCTGCGCTCGACGCCGTCATCACCGAGACCGCGCTGGCCTTTGGCGGGCTCGACATTCTCGTTGTTGCCGCAGGAATCTTTGCGCAGAGCTCACCGATCTCAGACCTTGACTCGGATGTGTGGGACCGCACCCTCGCGATCAATGTGAGCTCGGTTCAGCGACTCTTTGCGAAGGCCCACCCACTGCTGAAGCTGTCGCCCGCCGGCGGCAAGGTTGCCATTATCGGCTCCAAGAATGTCGCGGCCCCTGGCCCCGGCGCTGCCGCGTATTCAGCCTCGAAAGCCGCTCTGACACAGCTCGGACGTGTCGCCGCCCTCGAATGGGCGCCAGACGGCATCCGGGTGAACACCGTGCATCCCGATGCCGTCTTCGACACAGCCCTCTGGACACCGGAGCTGCTGGCGGAACGCGCCGCAAAATACGGCGTCAGCATCGACGAGTACAAGCGCCGCAACCTGCTCTCAACCGAGGTCACGAGCCTGCACGTCGCTCGCATGGTTGGCGTCATGTGCGGTGCTGTGTTCTCGGCGACGACCGGCGCGCAGGTTCCGGTTGATGGCGGCAATGAGCGGGTGGTCTAG
- a CDS encoding phosphoribosylaminoimidazolesuccinocarboxamide synthase yields the protein MSENTKSNLPGWTHAYSGKVRDLYEPADGSVDRLLVVASDRVSAFDFALEPGIPGKGALLTQLSKWWFDQLDVPNHLVDEPAPEAVADRTMVTTKLEMYPIECVVRGYLTGSGWAEYQVSQSVCGVPLPAGLTDGDRLPEPIYTPAYKAPLGEHDENISFEQSVELVGADVAAALRDASLAIFRAASDIAEQRGVILADTKFEFGAHPVTGELTLGDEVLTSDSSRYWDAEAYSTGTTPAERMASFDKQIVRDWLSANWDKTGTPPVLPAEIVEQTAARYRELIERLTR from the coding sequence ATGAGCGAAAACACCAAATCGAACCTACCCGGCTGGACACACGCATACTCCGGAAAGGTCCGCGACCTCTACGAGCCCGCCGACGGCAGCGTCGACCGCCTGCTCGTTGTTGCGAGCGACAGGGTGAGCGCCTTTGATTTTGCCCTAGAGCCCGGAATCCCAGGCAAGGGCGCGCTGCTCACCCAGCTCTCGAAATGGTGGTTCGATCAGCTCGATGTCCCAAACCATCTTGTTGATGAGCCTGCCCCCGAGGCGGTTGCCGACCGAACCATGGTCACGACCAAGCTTGAGATGTACCCCATCGAATGCGTGGTTCGCGGCTACCTCACCGGAAGCGGCTGGGCCGAGTACCAGGTCAGCCAGAGCGTCTGCGGAGTTCCGCTCCCCGCCGGCCTGACCGATGGCGACCGCCTGCCAGAGCCTATCTACACCCCCGCTTACAAGGCGCCGCTCGGGGAGCACGACGAAAACATCAGCTTCGAGCAGAGCGTTGAGCTCGTTGGCGCGGATGTTGCTGCCGCACTTCGCGACGCATCCCTTGCAATCTTTCGAGCGGCATCCGACATCGCAGAGCAGCGTGGCGTGATCCTCGCCGACACCAAATTCGAATTTGGTGCACATCCGGTAACTGGCGAACTGACCCTCGGCGACGAGGTACTGACCAGCGATTCGAGCCGCTACTGGGATGCCGAGGCCTATTCAACAGGCACGACTCCCGCCGAGCGCATGGCCAGCTTTGATAAGCAGATTGTGCGCGACTGGTTGAGCGCCAACTGGGACAAGACTGGCACGCCTCCGGTTTTGCCCGCCGAGATTGTTGAGCAGACCGCGGCGCGTTACCGCGAACTCATCGAACGCCTAACCCGCTAG
- a CDS encoding VOC family protein has translation MGAVTLKVGNLDNMIDYYHRGVGLQVLSHDTASATLGRAGIPTLNLAYAPELKHAPANSAGLFHTAILFPEQSELAASVYSVARNFGQSFTGSSDHLVSKALYFDDPEGNGVELYWDRPRDEWTWRDGSVAMATEYLDPNAFLTEHLTPEGSEVVADTAASVGHVHLKVGDIATAEQFYVDTVGFEVTTRYGAQALFVAAGGYHHHLGMNTWQSKGAGDRTPALGLGEVSVALPGLDDVGALEQRLASRGVATRHDGQELLFNDPWQNTVRVRVSA, from the coding sequence ATGGGCGCCGTCACACTCAAGGTTGGCAACCTCGACAACATGATCGACTACTACCACCGCGGCGTTGGCCTGCAGGTGCTGAGCCACGACACCGCAAGCGCCACGCTCGGCAGGGCAGGCATCCCAACACTCAACCTGGCGTACGCCCCCGAGCTCAAACACGCCCCAGCAAACTCCGCTGGACTCTTCCACACTGCAATCCTCTTTCCGGAGCAGTCCGAGCTCGCCGCCTCTGTGTACTCGGTAGCCCGCAACTTTGGCCAGTCGTTCACCGGCAGCAGCGACCACCTCGTGAGCAAGGCGCTCTACTTCGACGATCCAGAAGGCAACGGCGTCGAACTCTACTGGGACCGCCCCCGCGACGAATGGACCTGGCGCGACGGCTCGGTCGCCATGGCAACCGAATACCTCGACCCCAACGCGTTCCTCACGGAACACCTCACACCAGAAGGCAGCGAGGTTGTTGCTGACACCGCGGCATCCGTTGGCCACGTTCACCTCAAGGTTGGCGACATCGCAACGGCAGAGCAGTTCTACGTTGACACGGTTGGCTTTGAGGTCACCACTCGCTACGGTGCGCAGGCGCTTTTCGTCGCTGCGGGCGGCTACCACCACCACCTCGGCATGAACACCTGGCAGAGCAAGGGTGCCGGCGACCGCACGCCCGCGCTCGGTCTCGGCGAAGTCTCGGTAGCTCTTCCTGGGCTGGATGACGTCGGCGCACTCGAGCAGCGCCTCGCGTCGCGCGGGGTCGCCACACGCCACGACGGCCAGGAGCTCCTCTTCAACGACCCGTGGCAAAATACCGTCCGAGTGCGAGTCTCGGCATAA
- a CDS encoding FecCD family ABC transporter permease: protein MVLVSAGAGQLSISPLEVFGAIMHRIGLDIGPMPASETAELALWTVRFPRIVMALLIGAALSVSGMLMQAIFGNPLAEPGVVGVSSGAALGAAATIVFGWTFFGGWTIAVTAFIAGLIATLLVYLMSRANGKTEVVTLVLTGIAVNAFAGAGLAFLTFLGDSASREQIVFWQLGSLNGSRWDQVLIVLPLVIIGIVCAIIVARQLDLLSLGERSARHLGVNVELLRIFVIVVVALLVSGAVAFAGVISFVGLVIPHLMRMVLGPAHGPLLFASLLGGSLLLVTADLIARTAVANADLPIGMLTSLVGGPFFFWLLRRTRKRSGGWA from the coding sequence ATGGTGCTCGTGTCGGCAGGTGCGGGACAACTCAGCATCAGCCCGCTTGAGGTGTTTGGTGCCATCATGCACCGCATCGGGCTCGACATCGGGCCTATGCCGGCGAGCGAAACGGCAGAACTCGCGCTCTGGACCGTCCGGTTCCCGCGCATCGTCATGGCGCTGCTCATCGGGGCAGCGCTCTCGGTGTCAGGAATGCTCATGCAGGCAATCTTCGGCAACCCCCTCGCGGAGCCGGGCGTTGTTGGCGTTTCCTCAGGTGCCGCGCTTGGCGCCGCAGCGACGATCGTGTTTGGCTGGACCTTTTTCGGCGGTTGGACGATCGCCGTGACCGCCTTTATTGCCGGCCTCATCGCGACGCTCCTCGTCTACCTCATGAGCCGCGCCAACGGCAAAACCGAGGTCGTCACCCTCGTTCTCACCGGCATTGCGGTCAATGCCTTCGCCGGCGCTGGCCTTGCATTCCTGACGTTTCTCGGCGATTCCGCGTCGCGCGAGCAGATCGTATTTTGGCAGCTTGGAAGCCTTAACGGTTCGCGCTGGGACCAGGTCCTGATCGTGCTTCCTCTTGTCATCATCGGCATTGTCTGCGCAATTATTGTTGCGCGCCAGCTCGACCTGCTCTCGCTTGGCGAGCGCAGCGCACGGCACCTCGGCGTCAACGTCGAGCTCCTGCGCATTTTTGTCATTGTTGTTGTCGCCCTACTCGTGAGTGGTGCGGTCGCCTTTGCCGGGGTTATCAGCTTCGTCGGCCTTGTCATCCCTCACCTCATGCGAATGGTCCTTGGCCCGGCACACGGCCCGCTGCTCTTCGCCAGCCTCCTTGGCGGCTCCCTGCTTCTGGTCACGGCCGACCTCATCGCGCGCACCGCCGTAGCAAACGCTGACCTCCCCATTGGGATGCTCACCTCCCTCGTTGGTGGACCATTCTTCTTCTGGCTCCTCCGCCGCACCCGCAAGCGTTCGGGAGGATGGGCATGA